One Pseudochaenichthys georgianus unplaced genomic scaffold, fPseGeo1.2 scaffold_666_arrow_ctg1, whole genome shotgun sequence genomic window carries:
- the LOC117443722 gene encoding cullin-5-like has protein sequence AYKAVVNDATIFKLELPTKQKGVGMKTQPESKCPELLANYCDMLLRKTTLSKKLTSEEIELKLKEVLLVLKYVQNKDVFMRYHKAHLTRRLILDISADSEIEENMVEWLREVGMPADYVNKLARMFQDIKVSEDLNQVFKEMHKHNKLALPADSVNIKILNAGAWSRSSEKVFVSLPTELEDLIPEVEDFYKRNHSGRKLHWHHLMSNGIITFKNEVGQYDLEVTTFQLAVLFAWNQRPRERISFDNLKLATELPDAELRRTLWSLVAFPKLKRQVLTYDPSVSTPKDFTDSTIFYVNQEFSIIKNSKVQKRGKINLIGRLQLTTERMREEENEGIVQLRILRTQEAIIQIMKMRKRISNAQLQTELVEILKNMFLPQKKMIKEQIEWLIEHKYIKRDETDINTFLYMA, from the exons GCTTACAAGGCCGTGGTGAACGACGCCACCATCTTCAAGCTGGAGCTGCCGACCAAACAGAAGGG TGTTGGTATGAAGACTCAGCCGGAGTCCAAGTGTCCGGAGCTGCTGGCCAACTACTGCGACATGCTGCTGAGGAAAACCACGCTCAGCAAGAAGCTCACCTCAGAGGAGATCGAGCTCAAGCTCAAAGAAGTG CTGCTGGTGTTGAAGTACGTTCAGAATAAAGACGTGTTCATGCGGTACCACAAAGCACATCTGACCCGGCGCCTGATTCTGGACATCTCAGCAGACAGCGAGATTGAGGAGAACATGGTGGAGTGGCTGAGA gaGGTAGGGATGCCCGCTGACTATGTGAACAAGCTGGCCAGGATGTTCCAGGACATCAAGGTCTCAGAGGACCTCAACCAGGTCTTCAAGGAGATGCACAAGCACAACAAGCTCGCACTaccag CGGACAGTGTGAACATTAAGATCCTGAACGCTGGCGCGTGGTCCCGCAGCAGTGAGAAGGTGTTCGTCTCTCTGCCCACGGAGCTGGAGGACCTGATCCCTGAGGTGGAGGACTTCTACAAGAGGAACCACAGCGGCAGGAAGCTGCACTGGCACCACCTCATGTCCAATGGCATA ATCACCTTTAAGAACGAGGTGGGGCAGTACGACCTGGAGGTGACCACCTTCCAGCTGGCCGTGCTGTTCGCCTGGAACCAGAGGCCCCGAGAGAGGATCAGCTTCGACAACCTGAAACTGGCCACAGAGCTGCCCGATGCAGAACTACGGCGCACACTCTGG TCTCTGGTGGCGTTCCCTAAGCTGAAGAGACAGGTGCTGACCTATGACCCCTCTGTCAGCACCCCCAAAGACTTCACAGACAGCACCATCTTCTACGTCAACCAGGAGTTCTCCATCAT CAAAAACTCCAAAGTCCAGAAGCGTGGAAAGATCAATCTGATTGGCCggctgcagctgaccactgAGCGAATGAGAGAAGAGGAGAACGAGGGAATCGTTCAGCTCAGAATACTCAGGACTCAG GAGGCCATCATCCAAATCATGAAGATGAGGAAGAGAATCAGTAACGCCCAGCTGCAGACGGAGCTGGTGGAGATCCTGAAGAACATGTTCCTGCCTCAGAAGAAGATGATCAAGGAGCAGATCGAGTGGCTCATCGAACACAAGTACATAAAGAGGGACGAGACGGACATCAACACCTTCCTCTACATGGCCTAG
- the dcun1d5 gene encoding DCN1-like protein 5 encodes MPVKKKRKLPDADDHERKCKITSFTRPQIRGARPVSGDKLFSNKKCLAWFHAYAGPDKVVGPEAMERFCEDIGVEPENIIMLVLAWHLGASSMGFFTKEEWLRGMTLLQCDCTERLQNKLDYLRSELNDSAVFKNVYRYAFDFARDKDQRSLDMDTAKSMLSLILATTWPLFPVFSQFLEQSKYKGMNKDQWYNVLEFSRTIDTDLSNYDEDGAWPVLLDEFVEWKKCWSAS; translated from the exons ATGCCTGTGAAGAAAAAGAGGAAGCTCCCTGATGCAGATGATCATGAGCGCAAATGTAAAATTACGAG TTTCACCAGGCCTCAGATCCGGGGGGCGCGGCCGGTCAGCGGGGACAAGCTGTTCTCCAATAAGAAGTGTCTGGCCTGGTTCCACGCGTACGCCGGCCCCGACAAGGTGGTGGGCCCGGAGGCCATGGAGAGGTTCTGTGAAGACATCGGAGTGGAACCAGAGAAT ATTATCATGTTAGTTTTAGCCTGGCATCTAGGAGCATCAAGTATGGGCTTCTTCACAAAAGAGGAGTGGCTCAGGGGAATGACGTTATTACA gtgtGACTGCACAGAGAGGTTACAGAACAAACTGGACTACCTGCGCAGCGAGCTCAACGACTCTGCAGTCTTCAAAAACGTCTACAGATACGCCTTTGACTTTGCCAGA gataAGGACCAGAGGAGTTTAGACATGGACACGGCTAAGTCCATGCTGTCGTTGATCCTGGCGACCACGTGGCCTCTCTTCCCCGTCTTCAGCCAGTTCCTGGAG CAGTCCAAGTACAAGGGGATGAATAAGGACCAGTGGTATAACGTCTTGGAGTTCAGCCGGACCATCGACACAGACCTCAGTAACTACGATGAAGACGGAGCTT